In Geminocystis sp. NIES-3709, a single genomic region encodes these proteins:
- a CDS encoding glycogen/starch/alpha-glucan phosphorylase: MTQETTSELYCTPTIKVEDDRTGMSPETLKRAFLDNLFYIQGIDRTQASNYDYYVALAYTIRDRLLHRFLKTTDTYKKNPQTKLVCYLSAEFLMGRYLGNNLVNLDIYEEVEKVIAELGLDLNELIEQEPDPGLGNGGLGRLAACFLDSLASLEIPAIGYGIRYEFGIFFQLLRDGWQGEMPDNWLRFGNPWELPRPDETVPVKLGGYTQGYYDSKGHYRVSWIPDRTVLAIPHDTPVPGYKTNTVNPLRLWKAEASEEFNFEAFNAGNYDRAVEEKINSETISKVLYPNDNTPAGKELRLAQQFFFVSASLQDLIRIHLRNNKNLDNFHERVAIQLNDTHPAIAVAELMRLFVDEHGLDWDRSWYITQKTLSYTNHTLLPEALETWDVSLFEKLLPRHLEIIYEINHHFLEDVRTWYPGNEELLSQMSIIGENNGKRVRMANLACIGSHAINGVAALHTQLLKQETLNAFAFLWPEKFYNKTNGVTPRRWMVLSNPKLSQLITSKIGEGWVKDLSQIQQIEKYIDDPDFCRQWRDIKQANKQRLADYIFKQRAIEVDVNSIFDVLVKRIHEYKRQHLDVLNIITLYNRIKRNPDLNIAPQTFIFGGKAAPGYFMAKLIIKLINSVADVVNKDPDIRGRLKVVFLPNFNVSLGQKIYPAADVSEQISTAGKEASGTGNMKFSMNGALTIGTLDGANIEIREEAGAENFFLFGLTAEEVAQTKAHGYNPRHYYENNAELKEVIDRIADGYFSHGDTQIFKPIVDSLLYDDQYMLLADYHSYVECHKQVAVAYQDQEKWTKMSILNSARMAKFSSDRTITEYCNEIWNVKPVKIELDTYNSN; the protein is encoded by the coding sequence ATGACCCAAGAAACCACCTCAGAATTATATTGTACCCCTACTATTAAGGTAGAAGACGATAGAACTGGTATGAGTCCAGAAACCTTGAAAAGAGCATTTTTAGATAATCTTTTTTACATTCAAGGTATCGATCGTACTCAAGCATCAAATTATGATTATTATGTAGCCTTAGCTTATACTATTAGAGATCGGTTATTACATCGTTTTTTAAAAACTACTGATACTTACAAAAAAAATCCCCAAACAAAATTAGTTTGTTATCTCTCCGCTGAATTTTTGATGGGTAGATATTTAGGTAATAACTTAGTTAATCTTGATATTTATGAAGAAGTTGAAAAAGTTATCGCTGAGTTGGGCTTAGATTTAAACGAATTAATTGAGCAAGAACCAGATCCGGGATTGGGAAATGGCGGTTTAGGGCGATTAGCGGCGTGTTTCCTCGATTCTCTAGCAAGTTTAGAGATTCCTGCCATTGGTTACGGTATTCGCTATGAATTTGGTATTTTTTTCCAACTTTTACGAGATGGTTGGCAAGGAGAAATGCCAGATAATTGGTTAAGATTTGGCAACCCTTGGGAATTACCACGCCCCGATGAAACTGTACCGGTAAAGCTGGGAGGCTACACTCAAGGTTATTATGATAGTAAAGGACATTATCGTGTTTCTTGGATACCCGATCGAACCGTTCTAGCTATTCCTCATGATACCCCAGTACCGGGTTATAAAACCAACACCGTTAATCCTCTTCGTCTTTGGAAAGCAGAAGCTAGTGAGGAGTTTAACTTTGAAGCCTTTAATGCGGGAAATTACGATCGAGCAGTAGAAGAAAAAATCAACTCTGAGACTATCTCTAAAGTACTTTATCCTAACGATAACACCCCAGCCGGAAAAGAATTAAGACTCGCTCAACAATTTTTCTTCGTTTCTGCATCTTTACAAGACTTAATCCGTATTCACCTACGGAATAATAAAAACCTCGATAACTTCCATGAAAGAGTAGCAATTCAACTTAACGATACTCACCCCGCCATTGCCGTCGCAGAATTGATGCGCTTGTTTGTGGATGAACATGGTTTAGATTGGGATCGATCATGGTATATTACCCAAAAAACTCTTTCTTATACTAACCATACCCTATTACCAGAAGCCCTAGAAACATGGGATGTTAGCTTATTTGAAAAACTCCTTCCTCGTCACCTTGAAATCATCTACGAAATTAACCATCACTTCCTCGAAGATGTACGCACATGGTATCCGGGTAATGAAGAATTACTTTCTCAGATGTCCATTATTGGTGAGAATAACGGTAAACGAGTTCGTATGGCAAACTTAGCCTGTATTGGTAGTCATGCCATTAATGGGGTTGCGGCTTTACATACTCAACTATTAAAACAAGAGACTTTAAATGCTTTTGCCTTCCTTTGGCCTGAAAAATTTTACAATAAAACCAATGGTGTCACCCCTCGCCGTTGGATGGTATTAAGTAATCCTAAATTATCTCAACTCATCACCTCGAAAATTGGGGAAGGTTGGGTAAAAGATTTAAGCCAAATTCAGCAAATTGAGAAATATATAGATGATCCAGATTTTTGTCGTCAATGGCGTGACATCAAACAAGCAAATAAACAGAGATTAGCTGATTATATCTTTAAACAACGAGCGATCGAAGTTGATGTTAACTCTATTTTTGATGTATTAGTCAAACGGATTCATGAATATAAACGCCAACACTTAGATGTTTTAAACATTATTACCCTTTATAATCGCATCAAACGCAATCCAGATCTCAATATTGCACCTCAAACCTTTATTTTTGGCGGAAAGGCAGCCCCCGGTTACTTCATGGCAAAATTGATCATCAAATTAATTAATAGTGTTGCAGATGTAGTTAATAAAGACCCAGACATCAGAGGACGCTTAAAAGTGGTATTTTTGCCTAACTTTAACGTTTCTTTAGGACAAAAAATCTATCCTGCCGCCGATGTTTCTGAACAAATTTCCACCGCAGGAAAAGAGGCATCAGGTACAGGTAATATGAAATTTTCTATGAATGGTGCGTTAACTATTGGTACTTTAGACGGTGCAAACATCGAAATTAGGGAAGAAGCCGGGGCAGAAAATTTCTTCTTGTTTGGTTTAACGGCAGAAGAAGTTGCTCAAACTAAGGCTCATGGTTACAACCCCCGTCACTACTATGAAAATAATGCAGAGTTAAAAGAGGTAATCGATCGTATTGCGGATGGTTATTTCAGTCATGGAGATACCCAAATTTTTAAACCAATTGTAGATTCTCTCTTATACGATGATCAATATATGCTTTTGGCAGATTATCATTCTTATGTAGAGTGTCATAAACAAGTTGCCGTTGCTTATCAAGATCAAGAAAAATGGACAAAAATGTCTATTCTCAATAGCGCACGGATGGCTAAGTTTTCTAGCGATCGTACTATCACGGAATATTGTAACGAAATTTGGAACGTTAAGCCCGTAAAAATTGAGTTAGATACTTATAATTCCAATTAG
- the folD gene encoding bifunctional methylenetetrahydrofolate dehydrogenase/methenyltetrahydrofolate cyclohydrolase FolD has product MVAQILDGKSLAKKVQSRLQVAIQEKIAEKKRPPGLAVLMVGDNPASAVYVNNKEKSCQKIGMKSFGKHFPTNTTQEELTAVIEELNQDPNVDGILVQLPLPDHFDSVALLHTIAPEKDADGLHPNNLGKLVRGEKGLRSCTPAGVMEILKEYNIELAGKKAVVVGRSILVGKPLALMLLEENATVTIAHSKTHNLEEVTKEADILIAAVGKTEMITASMVKPNAIVIDVGINRIDTPDGKGRLVGDVDYNKVREIASYITPVPGGVGPMTVAMLLQNTYESYKNQLIIDNPRGI; this is encoded by the coding sequence ATGGTCGCTCAGATTTTAGACGGTAAAAGTTTAGCTAAAAAAGTACAATCTCGTTTGCAAGTTGCCATTCAAGAGAAAATTGCTGAAAAAAAACGTCCTCCCGGATTAGCGGTGTTGATGGTAGGTGATAATCCTGCTAGTGCAGTTTATGTAAACAATAAAGAAAAATCTTGTCAAAAAATTGGCATGAAATCCTTTGGTAAACATTTTCCCACAAACACAACTCAAGAGGAATTAACCGCCGTCATCGAAGAATTAAATCAAGATCCCAATGTGGATGGAATTTTAGTACAATTACCCTTACCTGATCATTTCGACTCTGTCGCATTATTACACACGATCGCACCAGAAAAAGATGCTGATGGACTTCATCCTAATAACTTAGGCAAATTAGTTAGAGGAGAAAAAGGCTTAAGAAGTTGTACTCCTGCCGGTGTGATGGAAATTTTGAAAGAATATAATATTGAATTGGCTGGAAAAAAAGCCGTTGTGGTTGGTAGAAGTATTTTAGTTGGCAAACCCCTAGCTTTAATGTTACTAGAAGAAAATGCAACTGTCACGATCGCTCATTCTAAAACCCATAACTTGGAGGAAGTAACTAAAGAAGCGGATATATTAATTGCGGCGGTAGGTAAAACAGAAATGATTACTGCCTCTATGGTAAAACCTAACGCAATTGTTATTGATGTCGGTATTAATCGTATTGATACTCCTGATGGAAAAGGGCGTTTAGTGGGAGATGTTGACTATAATAAAGTCAGAGAAATTGCTAGTTATATTACTCCTGTACCCGGAGGTGTGGGCCCGATGACGGTAGCAATGCTATTACAAAATACTTACGAAAGTTATAAAAATCAATTGATAATTGATAACCCACGAGGCATCTAA
- a CDS encoding phosphotransacetylase family protein yields the protein MPSKYLLIASSEPYTGKSATILGIAHQLQNKGIKLGYAKPIGTCFNPLDTVRDEQDLQFISQILNLPESQIKSPLLLLDEKTIVEYIDTKINYQEQLVEYCTSIDADLVLLEGAGNLIQGNLFHLSAPEISEKIDASVLLVVKYEPLLIIDQILSAKQVLGDRLIGILINSIPHQQLDILENTIKPFFKSQNIEVLGMLPTDRLLQSVSVRELVSQLKAKVLCRNDRLDLMVESLTVGAMNVNSALEYFRQRQNMAVITGSDRTDLQLAALESSTNCLILTGHTPPQQLILARAEDLEIPILTVDFDTLTTVEIVDRAFGTVRLHETIKVECVQNLIEEHFNIDLLLQKLNN from the coding sequence GAACCCTATACAGGTAAATCCGCTACTATTTTAGGTATTGCTCATCAACTGCAAAATAAAGGAATTAAATTAGGTTATGCTAAACCTATTGGTACTTGTTTTAATCCTTTGGATACTGTGAGAGACGAACAAGATTTACAATTTATTAGTCAAATTTTAAATTTACCTGAATCTCAAATAAAATCTCCGTTATTATTATTAGATGAAAAAACTATTGTTGAATATATTGATACCAAAATAAATTATCAAGAACAATTAGTAGAATATTGTACGTCGATCGATGCTGATTTAGTTCTTTTAGAAGGTGCTGGAAATTTAATTCAAGGAAATTTATTTCATCTTAGCGCCCCAGAAATTAGTGAAAAAATAGACGCTTCTGTATTATTAGTCGTTAAGTATGAACCATTGTTGATTATCGATCAAATTTTATCAGCAAAACAAGTTTTAGGAGATCGACTTATTGGTATTTTAATTAATAGTATTCCCCATCAACAATTAGACATTCTCGAAAATACTATTAAACCCTTTTTCAAATCTCAAAATATCGAAGTTTTAGGAATGTTACCCACCGACAGACTATTACAAAGTGTCAGTGTCAGAGAATTAGTATCTCAATTAAAAGCAAAAGTACTATGCCGTAACGATCGTTTAGACTTAATGGTAGAAAGTCTTACGGTTGGTGCGATGAATGTAAACTCTGCCCTTGAATATTTCCGTCAACGACAAAATATGGCTGTAATTACAGGAAGCGATCGAACAGATTTACAACTAGCCGCCTTAGAAAGCTCTACAAACTGCTTAATTTTAACAGGACATACTCCCCCTCAACAATTAATTTTAGCAAGGGCAGAAGACCTCGAAATTCCTATTTTAACCGTAGATTTTGATACCCTTACCACTGTAGAAATCGTGGATCGAGCTTTTGGTACAGTAAGATTACATGAAACTATTAAAGTCGAATGTGTGCAAAACCTAATTGAAGAACATTTTAATATAGATTTATTACTACAAAAACTTAATAATTAG